A region from the Kribbella shirazensis genome encodes:
- a CDS encoding 3-keto-5-aminohexanoate cleavage protein, translated as MASTLITVAPTGAETAKADCPALPTTLDELVETAKRCEAAGAAMIHIHIRDGEHRPTLDLGRLTDTVAAVRENTALVVQLSTGGAVTDPYEDRLRVLDAAPDSCSLTMGTVNFGDDVFMNPWPFVTQLYQLTQEREVVPEFELFDLGHVVALHRLLDKYGLPYGGRVHCDLVMGVPGGMPGTADALVAAVNALPDAVTSWSATGIGRTSLTVALAALSKGGNLRVGMEDTLTLAKGHPVTHNAELVERAAALATLAQRPPMSPDEARDLLNVKR; from the coding sequence ATGGCGTCGACTCTGATCACTGTTGCTCCCACCGGGGCCGAGACCGCGAAGGCGGACTGCCCGGCGTTGCCGACCACGCTCGACGAGCTGGTCGAGACCGCGAAGCGCTGTGAGGCCGCGGGAGCGGCGATGATCCACATCCACATCCGCGACGGCGAGCACAGGCCGACGCTGGACCTGGGGCGGCTGACCGACACGGTCGCGGCGGTGCGGGAGAACACCGCGCTGGTCGTTCAGCTGTCCACGGGCGGTGCCGTGACGGATCCGTACGAGGACCGGTTGCGGGTGCTGGATGCCGCGCCGGACTCCTGCTCGTTGACGATGGGCACCGTGAACTTCGGCGACGACGTGTTCATGAACCCGTGGCCGTTCGTCACGCAGCTCTACCAACTCACGCAGGAGCGGGAGGTCGTTCCGGAGTTCGAGCTGTTCGACCTCGGGCACGTCGTCGCGCTGCACCGGCTGCTGGACAAGTACGGCCTGCCGTACGGCGGTCGCGTGCACTGTGACCTGGTGATGGGCGTCCCCGGCGGCATGCCCGGTACGGCGGACGCGCTCGTTGCGGCCGTCAACGCCCTTCCCGACGCCGTCACGTCCTGGTCCGCCACAGGCATCGGCCGTACGTCGTTGACGGTGGCGCTGGCCGCACTGTCGAAGGGCGGCAACCTCCGGGTCGGGATGGAGGACACGCTGACGCTGGCGAAGGGGCATCCCGTCACGCACAACGCCGAGCTCGTCGAGCGCGCGGCCGCCCTGGCGACGCTGGCTCAGCGGCCGCCGATGTCGCCGGACGAGGCCCGCGACCTGCTCAACGTGAAGCGCTGA